In Bombus fervidus isolate BK054 chromosome 11, iyBomFerv1, whole genome shotgun sequence, a single genomic region encodes these proteins:
- the Ck gene encoding unconventional myosin-VIIa ck isoform X1, which yields MLRREQFYRLLLERVLGDYIWIEPISGREFDVAIGARVISAEGRRIQVKDDDNKEQWLTPERRIKAMHATSVQGVEDMISLGDLHEAGILRNLLIRYNENLIYTYTGSILVAVNPYQILPIYTAEQIKLYKDRKIGELPPHIFAIGDNSYAHMNRYGQDQCIVISGESGAGKTESTKLILQYLAAISGKHSWIEQQILEANPILEAFGNAKTVRNDNSSRFGKYIDIHFNEQGVIEGAKIEQYLLEKSRIVSQSLDERNYHVFYCMLAGLSKEEKLKLELEDASSYKYLTGGGSITCEGRDDAAEFADIRSAMKVLLFSDTEIWEILKLLAALLHMGNVKYRATVVDNLDATEIPEQTNVQRVAHLLGVPVQSLIDALTRKTIFAHGETVVSTLSRDQSVDIRDAFVKGIYGRLFVHIVKKINEAIYRPKNMSRSAIGVLDIFGFENFSHNSFEQFCINYANENLQQFFVQHIFKLEQEEYNHEGINWQHIEFVDNQDALDLIAIKQLNIMALIDEESKFPKGTDQTMLAKIHKTHGSHRNYLKPKSDINTSFGLNHFAGVVFYDTRSFLEKNRDTFSADLLQLIHISSNKFLQACFAEDIGMGSETRKRAPTLSTQFKKSLDSLMKTLCSCQPFFIRCIKPNEYKKPMMFDRGLCCRQLRYSGMMETIRIRRAGYPIRHSFPEFVERYRFLIPGIPPAHKVDCHAVTSKICHIVLGRSDYQLGHTKVFLKDAHDLFLEQERDRVLTRKILILQRNIRGWVYRRRFLRMRAAATVVEKYWRGYAQRQRYKRMRIGYMRLQALIRSRVLSHRFRHLRGHIVALQARARGYLVRKMYQKKLWAIVKIQAHVRRLIAQRRYKKIKYEYRLHVEALRLRKKEERELKDQGNKRAKEIAEQNYRERMQELERKEIEMELEDRRRMEIKKNLINDAAKKQDEPVDDSKLVEAMFDFLPDSSSEAPTPARETSVFNDLPAPKADQQEIISPVQTASEDEEDLSEFKFQKFAATYFQGNITHQYSRKPLKHPLLPLHTQGDQLAAQALWITILRFTGDLPEPRFHTMDRDTTSVMSKVTATLGRNFIRSKEFQEAQMMGVDPETFLRQKPRSIRHKLVSLTLKRKNKLGEDVRRKLQEDEYTADSYQSWLEARPTSNLEKLHFIIGHGILRAELRDEIYCQICKQLTNNPSKSSHARGWILLSLCVGCFAPSEKFVNYLRAFIREGPPGYAPYCEDRLKRTFNNGTRNQPPSWLELQATKSKKPIMLPITFMDGNTKTLLADSATTARELCNQLSDKISLRDQFGFSLYIALFDKVSSLGSGGDHVMDAISQCEQYAKEQGAQERNAPWRLFFRKEIFAPWHEPTEDQVATNLIYQQVVRGVKFGEYRCDKEEDLAMIAAQQYYIEYHTDMNVDRLYTLLPNYIPDYCLTGIDKAIDRWGHLVLQAYKKSYYLKEKVPALRVKEDIVGYAKFKWPLLFSRFYEAYRNSGPNLPKNDVIIAVNWTGVYVVDDQEQVLLELSFPEITTVSSQKTNKMFTQTFNLSTVRGEEFTFQSPNAEDIRDLVVYFLEGLKKRSKYVIALQDYKAPGEGSSFLTFQKGDLIILEDESTGETVLNSGWCIGTCERTGEKGDFPAETVYVLPSLTKPPNDILSLFSIEGTENGRKLYPQQVNGVESRDKPHTLLEYAIDHFRTPPKRTMSKALTLTTARRGHTDELWHHSRDPIKQPLLKKLISKEELAEEACFAFNAILKYMGDLPTKRPRIGNEYTDLIFDGPLKNEILRDEIYCQIMKQLTDNRNRLSEERGWELMWLATGLFTCSQSLLKELTLFLRTRRHPISQDSLQRLQKTLRNGQRKYPPHQVEVEAIQHKTTQIFHKVYFPDDTDEAFEVDSSTRAKDFCQNIAQRLNLRSAEGFSLFVKIADKVISVPEGDFFFDFVRHLTDWIRKARPSRDGVSPQFTYQVFFMKKLWTNTVPGKDRNADLIFHFHQELPKLLRGYHKCTKEEASRLAALVYRVRFGESKQELQAIPQMLRELIPGDLVKVQSSNDWKRSIIAAYNQDAGMSPEDAKITFLKIVYRWPTFGSAFFEVKQSTEPNYPELLLIAINKHGVSLIHPQTKDILVTHPFTRISNWSSGNTYFHMTIGNLVRGSKLLCETSLGYKMDDLLTSYISLMLTNMNKQRTIRIK from the exons ATGTTAAGACGCGAGCAATTTTATCGGTTGTTATTAGAACGTGTGCTC GGAGATTACATATGGATCGAACCAATCTCAGGAAGAGAATTTGACGTTGCGATCGGAGCACGAGTAATTTCCGCGGAAGGCAGACGCATTCAAGTGAAAGACGACGATAACAAG GAACAATGGCTGACTCCGGAAAGGCGAATAAAGGCGATGCATGCCACTTCTGTGCAAGGTGTAGAAGACATGATCAGCTTAGGAGACCTCCATGAAGCTGGTATTCTAAGGAATCTGTTGATTCGTTACAACGAGAATCTCATATAT ACCTATACGGGTTCCATTCTAGTCGCCGTGAATCCGTATCAAATATTACCGATTTATACCGCTGAACAAATCAAATTATACAAGGATCGTAAAATCGGAGAGCTACCGCCACACATATTTGCCATCGGAGACAATAGTTACGCGCATATGAATCGATACGGTCAAGATCAGTGCATAGTGATCAG CGGGGAAAGCGGAGCCGGCAAAACGGAAAGTACAAAACtaattttgcaatatttgGCAGCGATTAGTGGCAAGCATTCTTGGATCGAACAGCAAATTTTGGAAGCAAATCCCATCTTGGAAG CGTTCGGCAATGCCAAGACGGTACGAAACGACAATTCGTCTCGCTTTGGGAAATACATCGACATTCATTTCAACGAGCAAGGGGTGATAGAAGGAGCAAAAATCGAGCAATATCTTTTGGAGAAATCGCGAATAGTGTCGCAAAGCCTGGACGAGAGAAATTATCATGTATTCTATTGTATGCTGGCTGGTCTTTCGAAAGAAGAGAAGTTGAAACTGGAACTAGAAGATGCCTCTTCGTACAAGTATCTAACGGGG GGTGGCAGTATCACGTGCGAGGGGCGGGACGATGCCGCCGAGTTTGCCGACATTAGATCAGCCATGAAAGTTTTGCTGTTTTCCGACACGGAAATATGGGAGATACTTAAGCTGTTGGCTGCCCTATTGCACATGGGGAACGTCAAATACAGAGCCACCGTCGTAG ATAATTTGGACGCTACTGAAATTCCGGAACAGACAAATGTGCAGAGGGTAGCGCACTTACTGGGCGTACCCGTTCAATCTTTGATAGACGCTCTAACTCGAAAAACGATATTCGCTCACGGTGAGACTGTT GTGTCTACGTTGTCCAGGGACCAATCGGTGGATATCAGAGACGCATTCGTCAAGGGAATATACGGACGATTGTTCGTGCATATCGTGAAAAAGATAAACGAAGCGATCTATAGGCCCAAGAACATGTCCAGAAGCGCCATAGGTGTATTGGATATATTCGGCTTTGAAAATTTCAGTCACAATAGCTTCGAGCAGTTTTGCATCAACTATGCCAATGAAAATCTGCAACAATTTTTCGTGCAACATATCTTTAAGCTGGAACAAGAAGAATACAATCACGAAGGTATCAACTGGCAGCATATCGAGTTCGTCGACAATCAGGATGCGCTCGATTTGATAGCTATCAAGCAGTTGAACATCATGGCCTTGATAGACGAAGAATCAAAGTTTCCGAAGGGTACGGACCAGACCATGTTAGCTAAGATACACAAAACGCACGGCAGTCAtcggaattatttaaaaccaAAATCAGACATTAATACGTCGTTCGGCCTTAATCACTTCGCCGGTGTCGTGTTCTACGATACCAGAAGCTTCCTCGAGAAGAACAGGGACACGTTTAGCGCCGATTTATTGCAGCTGATTCACATAtcgtcgaataaatttttgcaGGCCTGTTTCGCCGAGGACATCGGTATGGGATCAGAGACTAGGAAACGAGCACCTACTCTGTCCACTCAGTTCAAGAAATCCTTGGACTCCCTGATGAAAACATTGTGCAGTTGCCAACCTTTCTTCATCAGATGTATCAAACCAAACGAGTACAAGAAACCGATGATGTTCGACAGAGGACTTTGTTGTCGACAATTGAGATACTCCGGCATGATGGAAACGATTCGAATTCGTAGAGCTGGTTATCCTATCAGACATTCCTTCCCGGAGTTCGTGGAGAGATATCGGTTTCTCATTCCGGGTATACCTCCGGCGCATAAGGTCGACTGCCACGCGGTTACATCCAAAatctgtcacatagtattgggAAGATCGGATTATCAACTCGGACATACAAAAGTGTTTCTCAAAGACGCTCACGACTTGTTCTTGGAGCAGGAACGCGATCGCGTTTTAACGCGGAAGATTCTAATCTTACAACGCAATATACGTGGCTGGGTTTACAGAAGAAGATTCCTTCGCATGAGAGCAGCCGCGACTGTCGTCGAAAAATACTGGAGAGGCTACGCGCAACGACAACGATACAAACGTATGCGTATCGGTTACATGCGACTTCAAGCGTTGATCAGATCGCGAGTGTTATCGCACAGATTCAGGCATCTCAGGGGACACATAGTCGCTCTTCAAGCCCGAGCCAGAGGCTACCTGGTACGGAAAATGTACCAAAAGAAATTGTGGGCGATCGTGAAGATACAAGCTCACGTTCGAAGATTGATCGCGCAAAGACGCTACAAAAAGATCAAGTATGAGTATCGGTTGCACGTCGAAGCGTTGAGGcttcgaaagaaagaagagcgGGAGTTGAAGGACCAAGGGAATAAACGAGCGAAAGAAATTGCCGAGCAGAACTATAGAGAACGAATGCAAGAattggaaagaaaagagatagAGATGGAACTGGAAGACCGGCGCAGAATGGAGATTAAGAAGAATCTAATAAACGATGCAGCCAAAAAACAAGACGAACCGGTCGACGATAGTAAATTGGTGGAGGCGATGTTTGATTTTCTACCGGATTCGAGCAGCGAGGCTCCGACACCTGCTAGGGAAACCTCTGTATTCAATGATCTACCTGCGCCAAAGGCAGACCAACAGGAGATCATTAGCCCCGTTCAAACAGCATCGGAGGACGAGGAAGATTTATCGGAATTCAAGTTTCAAAAGTTCGCGGCAACTTACTTTCAAGGGAATATTACGCATCAGTATTCGAGGAAGCCTCTGAAACACCCTTTGTTGCCTTTACACACGCAAGGAGATCAGCTAGCTGCCCAAGCACTGTGGATCACGATACTTCGTTTCACCGGAGACTTACCCGAACCTAGATTTCACACGATGGACAGAGATACGACCTCGGTCATGTCGAAAGTCACAGCGACTCTTGGCCGTAATTTCATACGAAGCAAAGAGTTTCAAGAGGCGCAAATGATGGGCGTCGATCCGGAAACGTTTCTCAGACAAAAACCACGATCGATAAGACATAAGTTGGTGTCGTTAACGCTGAAACGAAAAAACAAATTGGGCGAGGATGTCAGACGGAAACTACAAGAGGACGAATACACGGCGGATAGTTATCAGTCCTGGCTGGAAGCGAGACCTACCTCGAACCTCGAGAAGCTTCATTTCATTATCGGCCATGGAATATTGCGCGCGGAATTAAGAGACGAGATATACTGTCAAATATGCAAACAACTGACCAACAACCCATCCAAGTCGTCGCACGCTCGCGGCTGGATCTTACTATCGCTGTGCGTCGGATGTTTCGCTCCGTCCGAAAAATTCGTCAATTACTTGCGAGCATTCATCAGGGAGGGACCACCCGGATATGCACCGTACTGCGAGGATCGACTCAAGAGAACGTTCAACAACGGTACGCGAAACCAACCGCCAAGCTGGTTGGAGCTTCAAGCGACCAAATCCAAGAAACCAATTATGTTGCCGATCACGTTTATGGACGGTAACACTAAAACGCTGCTCGCTGATTCCGCCACCACCGCCAGAGAACTGTGCAACCAGCTCTCCGATAAGATATCGTTGCGCGACCAGTTCGGATTTTCTCTTTATATCGCGTTGTTTGATAAAGTCTCGTCGCTCGGCAGCGGCGGTGACCACGTGATGGATGCCATCTCGCAGTGTGAGCAATACGCCAAGGAACAAGGTGCTCAAGAACGGAATGCTCCGTGGAGATTGTTCTTCAGAAAGGAGATATTCGCACCTTGGCACGAACCGACCGAAGATCAAGTCGCTAccaatttaatttatcaacaGGTAGTTAGGGGAGTAAAATTCGGCGAGTATCGTTGCGATAAAGAAGAAGATTTAGCGATGATCGCCGCCCAACAATATTACATCGAATATCACACCGACATGAACGTCGATAGACTTTACACTCTTTTGCCAAATTACATACCGGACTATTGCCTGACCGGTATCGACAAAGCAATCGACAGATGGGGACATCTGGTTCTACAGGCGTATAAAAAG AGTTATTATTTAAAGGAAAAGGTACCTGCTTTGCGGGTTAAAGAGGATATCGTCGGGTATGCAAAGTTCAAGTGGCCATTActcttttctcgtttctacGAAGCGTACAGAAATTCCGGGCCGAACTTGCCGAAAAACGACGTTATCATAGCGGTGAATTGGACCGGAGTGTACGTCGTAGACGATCAAGAACAAGTACTTCTCGAATTGTCGTTTCCCGAAATCACCACCGTGTCTAGTCAAAA AACGAATAAAATGTTCACGCAAACGTTCAACTTGTCAACGGTGCGAGGAGAGGAATTCACTTTTCAAAGCCCTAACGCCGAAGACATTCGCGATCTGGTGGTATACTTTTTAGAAGGTTTGAAGAAACGTAGCAAATACGTTATCGCTTTGCAAGATTACAAAGCACCAGGCGAAGGTTCGTCGTTCTTGACCTTTCAAAAGGGGGATCTTATCATTCTGGAGGACGAGAGTACCGGTGAAACTGTCCTTAATTCGGGATGGTGCATCGGCACGTGCGAAAGAACCGGAGAAAAAGGCGATTTTCCAGCCGAGACAGTATACGTTTTGCCCTCGCTAACGAAACCACCGAACGATATTTTA TCTCTATTCAGCATCGAAGGAACGGAAAATGGCCGCAAATTATATCCACAGCAAGTAAATGGAGTAGAATCCCGTGACAAACCTCATACCCTTTTAGAATACGCTATTGATCACTTCCG AACACCGCCAAAGAGGACTATGTCAAAGGCGTTGACTCTAACAACAGCGCGACGCGGACACACCGACGAATTGTGGCATCATTCCAGAGATCCTATTAAACAACCTCTCTTAAAGAAGTTGATATCGAAAGAAGAATTAGCCGAGGAAGCGTGTTTCGCTTTTAACGCGATTTTGAAATACATGGGTGATTTGCCAACGAAAAGACCGCGTATCGGCAACGAGTATACGGATCTTATTTTTGACGGACCATTGAAAAACGAAATTCTTCGAGACGAAATTTATTGTCAAATCATGAAACAACTAACCGATAATCGAAATAGACTGAGCGAAGAACGTGGTTGGGAATTGATGTGGCTTGCCACCGGTCTCTTCACTTGCAGTCAAAGTCTCTTAAAA GAATTGACTCTGTTTTTACGCACGAGACGGCATCCCATATCTCAGGATTCTTTACAAAGGCTACAAAAAACCTTACGTAACGGTCAACGGAAGTATCCTCCGCACCAAGTGGAAGTAGAAGCTATACAGCACAAAACGACGCAAATATTTCACAAAGTTTACTTTCCTGACGACACGGACGAA GCGTTCGAAGTGGATTCGTCAACGAGAGCTAAAGATTTTTGTCAAAATATAGCGCAAAGACTGAACTTACGCTCTGCAGAAGGATTCAGTCTGTTTGTGAAGATCGCCGATAAAGTCATCTCGGTTCCAGAAGGGGATTTCTTCTTCGACTTTGTACGACATTTGACGGATTGGATAAGAAAAGCTCGACCCTCTCGCGATG GTGTATCACCTCAATTTACGTATCAAGTATTTTTCATGAAGAAATTATGGACCAACACTGTTCCCGGTAAAGATAGGAACGCAGACCTCATTTTCCACTTTCACCAAGAGCTTCCTAAATTATTAAGAG GTTACCATAAATGTACCAAGGAAGAAGCATCCAGATTAGCAGCACTAGTGTACAGAGTTCGTTTTGGTGAAAGCAAGCAGGAACTTCAAGCTATTCC GCAAATGTTAAGAGAACTTATACCTGGAGATTTAGTAAAGGTACAAAGTTCTAACGATTGGAAGAGATCGATAATAGCAGCGTACAATCAGGATGCTG GTATGAGTCCAGAAGATGCCAAAATAACGTTTTTGAAAATAGTTTATCGATGGCCAACCTTTGGTTCAGCCTTTTTCGAAGTCAAACAAAGCACAGAACCAAATTATCCAGAATTATTGTTAATCGCTATAAATAAGCACGGTGTAAGTCTTATACATCCACAAACGAAA GATATACTAGTAACGCATCCATTTACAAGAATCTCAAATTGGTCGTCGGGTAATACTTATTTTCATATGACGATTGGAAATTTAGTCAGAGGTTCGAAACTATTGTGCGAAACTTCGCTCGGATACAAAATGGATGATCTATTAACTTCATATATTTCGTTAATGCTTACAAATATGAATAAACAGCGCACGATACGGATAAAGTAA